One window from the genome of Dyadobacter sp. CECT 9275 encodes:
- a CDS encoding GNAT family N-acetyltransferase, which translates to MSPVHKAESEADILKCRKAVQELRPSITDDRYMEMVRKTLADNRQIIFIEEDETAASIAVFETGYNLFRGKYIYIDDLSTLPEYRGKGYAGVLLDWILNFAKEEGYDQVHLDSGVSEARTNAHRLYLNKRFQVASLHFSVSI; encoded by the coding sequence ATGAGTCCCGTTCACAAGGCTGAATCTGAAGCCGATATCCTCAAATGCCGGAAGGCTGTGCAGGAATTACGCCCTTCCATTACGGATGACAGATACATGGAGATGGTCAGGAAAACACTAGCCGACAACCGCCAGATCATTTTTATTGAAGAAGACGAAACTGCGGCTTCCATCGCTGTTTTTGAAACGGGCTACAACCTTTTCAGAGGAAAGTACATCTATATTGATGACCTATCGACATTACCTGAATACCGCGGCAAAGGATATGCCGGCGTTTTGCTGGACTGGATTTTGAATTTTGCCAAAGAAGAAGGATACGATCAGGTACATCTGGACTCTGGCGTTTCGGAAGCAAGGACGAACGCCCATCGGCTCTACCTCAACAAGCGTTTCCAGGTAGCAAGTCTGCATTTTTCTGTTAGTATCTAA
- a CDS encoding T9SS type B sorting domain-containing protein, with protein sequence MLLTLSGKLAAQGLCSNPGGSFHLDVSEGCAPVTITITNDVPNEIDVGYLINYDGSSTQNLSFTDRLKNYTYYGAGVYTVLQKAVTASGQFYACQKVTVYESRNVNTQFTSCGGGKIKISLTNDVILNAYDQLDINWGDGETMTWKRGDNLRLEHIYTPTSVSPTVKIRGIYTGNKACAGGSVLSIPVSFQQTQLNSILLKSLVMKGKGTLEVNYSGINSVQTKIQYRSGNGSFETAGSRSGGGSQFYRIDNLNTAAVYQLKLSSQDLCGEMLDSPSVTSMRITGSSENEENLLEWNRYPEAGDFEEYQLYRDGFLLGTFTDINENNYVDKAVQCGDSYEYYVVTRLKGATSTSAFVTVKTKTTQARPIEEAYVTTQGEKSILIKAVIPGGQNNYELTLEKSEAGSDFKKLTTLFAQNEYEDLDVSTSATAYCYRFIYQNSCGQKLPATSPVCTILLTNELSTFRWNNESPFLNGVKGYQVLQRGSVRGEELINLEMAAHYTPGFTSQSDPEYTFQIMANATDGKFQSFSNILSYKRNPDVFIPSAFSPDGDGYNDVLEAKVTQVRSFSLSVLNRWGTVVFHSDDIGTGWDGKVNGANAPEGSYIYKLVLVDDINQTIEKSGTFMLLR encoded by the coding sequence GTGCTTTTGACCCTATCCGGTAAGCTGGCAGCCCAGGGGCTTTGTTCAAATCCTGGCGGCTCTTTTCACCTGGATGTTAGCGAGGGATGCGCCCCCGTAACCATCACCATTACCAATGACGTGCCCAATGAAATCGATGTTGGTTATCTGATCAACTATGATGGGAGTTCCACGCAAAACCTTTCATTTACAGACAGGCTTAAAAATTATACCTACTATGGTGCAGGAGTATACACGGTGCTTCAGAAAGCTGTAACGGCCAGTGGACAATTTTATGCCTGCCAGAAGGTTACTGTTTACGAAAGCCGGAACGTCAATACCCAGTTTACCTCCTGTGGAGGTGGTAAAATAAAAATTTCACTCACAAATGATGTCATACTGAACGCCTATGACCAGCTGGATATTAACTGGGGCGACGGGGAGACCATGACCTGGAAAAGGGGAGATAATCTGCGCCTGGAGCATATCTATACCCCTACCTCCGTAAGCCCGACGGTTAAGATAAGGGGGATATATACTGGCAACAAGGCCTGCGCAGGTGGTTCAGTTTTATCCATACCCGTTTCGTTTCAGCAAACGCAGCTCAATAGTATTCTGCTTAAGTCATTGGTAATGAAGGGTAAAGGAACACTGGAAGTAAATTATTCCGGGATTAATTCTGTACAGACCAAAATTCAGTATCGTTCGGGTAATGGCAGCTTTGAAACTGCAGGGTCCCGTTCAGGCGGAGGTTCTCAGTTTTACAGGATTGATAACCTGAATACGGCTGCGGTTTATCAACTGAAACTTTCTTCCCAGGATCTTTGCGGTGAAATGCTGGATAGCCCATCTGTAACAAGTATGCGAATTACCGGAAGCAGCGAGAATGAAGAAAATTTACTGGAATGGAATAGATATCCAGAGGCAGGTGATTTTGAGGAATACCAGCTTTACCGTGACGGATTTCTGCTGGGAACGTTTACGGATATCAATGAAAATAATTATGTTGACAAGGCCGTGCAGTGCGGGGACAGCTATGAATACTATGTGGTAACCCGGCTTAAGGGAGCTACCTCGACTTCTGCATTTGTGACGGTTAAAACCAAAACAACACAGGCCAGGCCCATTGAAGAAGCCTATGTTACCACGCAGGGAGAGAAAAGCATACTGATAAAAGCAGTTATACCGGGCGGGCAAAACAACTATGAGCTTACCCTGGAAAAGTCGGAAGCCGGGAGCGACTTTAAAAAGCTGACTACTCTGTTTGCCCAAAATGAATATGAAGACCTGGATGTAAGTACCAGCGCAACAGCTTATTGCTATCGTTTTATATACCAGAATTCATGTGGGCAGAAGCTCCCGGCCACCAGTCCGGTTTGTACCATTTTGTTGACCAATGAATTATCCACTTTTCGCTGGAATAATGAGTCACCTTTTCTAAATGGAGTGAAAGGTTATCAGGTTTTGCAAAGAGGGTCGGTGAGGGGAGAGGAACTCATTAATTTGGAAATGGCTGCACATTATACACCAGGATTTACCTCACAGAGCGACCCTGAATACACATTTCAGATCATGGCCAATGCTACGGACGGTAAGTTTCAGAGTTTTTCAAATATTCTGAGTTATAAAAGAAATCCGGATGTATTCATTCCCAGTGCCTTTAGTCCCGACGGAGACGGATATAACGATGTACTGGAGGCAAAAGTTACTCAGGTTCGGTCGTTCAGCTTATCGGTACTGAACAGATGGGGAACTGTAGTATTTCATTCAGATGACATCGGCACTGGATGGGATGGCAAAGTGAACGGGGCAAATGCACCGGAGGGTTCTTATATCTATAAACTGGTTCTTGTGGATGACATTAACCAAACTATCGAAAAAAGCGGTACTTTTATGCTTCTGAGATAG
- a CDS encoding PspC domain-containing protein, whose protein sequence is MNRLRYFVEDQIFGVCANLGEKLKFPASSIRLYFIYATFMTFGSPIILYLILAFWMQLRQHWRRHHSPTIWEL, encoded by the coding sequence ATGAACAGGCTACGCTATTTTGTAGAGGATCAAATTTTTGGCGTTTGCGCCAATCTGGGAGAGAAACTGAAGTTTCCTGCAAGCAGTATCAGGCTATACTTCATATATGCCACATTTATGACGTTTGGTTCTCCTATTATCCTATATCTTATACTGGCATTCTGGATGCAGCTGCGCCAGCACTGGCGCAGGCACCACAGCCCTACGATTTGGGAGCTTTAG
- a CDS encoding T9SS type B sorting domain-containing protein, which translates to MKLKLLAFFWMWVWVFISFETNGQGYCGTAGGFSVTPARGCTDLTVSVNNEVSGAQNVRYVYDFPRSQTDPPDARNTTDETSHTYIEPGTYTILQVGSSNGTGFKYCNDVTVFESRPPNVQLLTCGNGKVRLTIVDDKIAQAYDRIEIEWGGGAPINTWRKGDKLYFDHIYPVAGPAPSILVKGVYTDGRCEGKTSTTVVSGPSVIPSLDKIKIKSVEMLADGRARIIYEGMDGVKTEVQVDKGGGFFEDTGQSGTSGGPQSLIVGNLDPRQVYRFMLVSTDICNNMMNSPIVSSISVARGSVALDEIISVEWKSRPHTENLVEYQLKRNGVVIFTGKELSYLDKSVQCGNTYKYEVVAIIENDVRSYSTFVEIEPNSSSPEKIERAVVSVTNDNVIDMQVELSGTGLTSSYNLIVERADLGSRNFAQISPPSNQNLKYTDSQVSTSEQSYCYRFSYQNACKLSSPMSDPVCTILLKSNTVDLSWNADSPFTGGVNAYEVVLRDRNGNVQDEIPKQNQTRHEINLNDQAAGSFSYQVKATGNSANMVSYSNVVSFRRDIILQIPDIFTPNGDTHNDRFEVKVYFAESYRMSIFDRWGSVVFQSTSTADSWDGKVNGKPANGGYYIYKAQVTDATGYTTVKNGSFLLVR; encoded by the coding sequence ATGAAGCTAAAATTACTGGCTTTTTTTTGGATGTGGGTCTGGGTATTTATTTCATTTGAAACAAATGGACAAGGTTATTGCGGCACTGCAGGAGGGTTTAGTGTAACACCTGCCCGCGGCTGTACGGACCTTACCGTGAGCGTGAATAATGAAGTGAGCGGTGCCCAGAATGTCAGGTACGTTTACGACTTTCCCCGCTCTCAGACAGATCCGCCCGATGCAAGAAATACCACGGATGAAACTTCTCATACCTACATTGAACCCGGTACTTACACTATTTTACAGGTAGGCAGTTCCAACGGTACGGGATTTAAATATTGTAACGACGTAACGGTGTTTGAGTCCAGGCCACCCAATGTGCAGCTGCTTACCTGTGGAAACGGAAAGGTGCGGCTCACGATTGTGGATGATAAAATTGCCCAGGCCTATGACCGTATCGAAATTGAATGGGGCGGAGGTGCACCTATCAATACCTGGAGAAAGGGAGACAAGCTTTATTTTGATCACATATATCCTGTGGCTGGCCCAGCACCGTCCATTCTGGTAAAGGGAGTATATACCGATGGGCGTTGTGAAGGAAAAACAAGTACAACGGTGGTTTCCGGTCCTTCCGTCATTCCTTCGCTGGATAAAATCAAGATCAAAAGTGTTGAAATGCTGGCGGACGGAAGGGCCAGGATAATTTATGAGGGAATGGATGGGGTGAAAACTGAAGTTCAGGTTGACAAGGGCGGAGGCTTTTTTGAGGACACGGGCCAGAGCGGCACTTCCGGAGGCCCGCAGTCCCTTATTGTCGGAAACCTCGATCCCAGGCAGGTGTATCGTTTCATGCTTGTTTCTACGGATATCTGCAATAACATGATGAACAGCCCGATCGTCAGCAGTATCTCGGTGGCGCGGGGAAGTGTTGCGCTGGACGAGATCATTTCGGTAGAATGGAAGAGCAGGCCTCATACCGAAAACCTGGTTGAATACCAGCTTAAGAGAAACGGGGTGGTGATTTTTACAGGAAAAGAACTGTCCTATCTGGATAAAAGTGTTCAATGTGGCAATACCTATAAATATGAAGTGGTAGCGATCATCGAAAACGATGTGCGCTCCTACTCCACCTTTGTGGAAATAGAGCCTAATAGTTCGAGCCCGGAGAAAATTGAGCGCGCCGTAGTGTCCGTAACAAATGATAATGTGATAGACATGCAGGTGGAGCTTTCGGGAACAGGGCTCACCAGCAGTTATAATTTGATTGTCGAAAGAGCGGACCTTGGCAGCAGGAATTTCGCGCAGATATCTCCTCCCAGCAATCAGAATCTGAAATACACCGACAGCCAGGTGAGCACTTCTGAACAGTCGTACTGTTACAGGTTCAGCTATCAGAACGCCTGCAAACTAAGCTCCCCCATGAGTGACCCCGTTTGTACCATTTTACTTAAAAGTAACACCGTTGACCTCTCCTGGAATGCGGACAGCCCTTTTACCGGTGGCGTGAATGCATACGAGGTAGTGCTCAGGGATCGAAATGGGAATGTACAGGATGAGATACCCAAACAAAACCAGACCAGGCACGAAATAAACCTCAACGACCAGGCTGCAGGTTCTTTTTCTTATCAGGTGAAGGCCACAGGAAATAGTGCGAATATGGTGAGTTATTCTAATGTAGTGAGTTTCAGGAGAGATATTATTTTACAGATACCAGACATTTTCACCCCTAACGGAGATACACATAATGACCGTTTTGAGGTGAAAGTATATTTTGCCGAATCTTACAGGATGTCTATTTTTGATAGATGGGGAAGCGTTGTATTCCAGTCTACCTCTACGGCAGACAGCTGGGATGGGAAAGTCAACGGTAAACCGGCCAATGGGGGTTACTATATCTATAAAGCCCAGGTTACCGATGCCACAGGATATACGACTGTTAAGAACGGCAGTTTTTTATTGGTAAGATAA
- a CDS encoding glycosyltransferase family 2 protein encodes MTSATAIVILNYNGRHYLEKFLPNIIEHSAGYEIWIADNASTDESLQWLKDFYPSVHTLRIQENKGYAGGYNYALKHISARYYILLNSDIEVTDNWIEPVISFMDADRHIAACQPKIRAYDLPTHFEYAGAAGGYMDYLGYPFCRGRIFDTREEDTGQYDDVQDVFWATGACLFVRAEAFHEAGGFDESFFAHMEEIDLCWRLLNAGHRVTYCGMSTVYHVGGGTLHKSNPKKTFLNYRNNLIMLFKNLPLGRRWKTIFFRLILDGISSVRFMAAGAWPDVLAIVRAHFAFYRMIPFLVKSHKRTTYRAPLYYRSVVWEYFILGKHKFSQLTGIETPKAPKS; translated from the coding sequence ATGACCTCAGCCACCGCAATAGTAATCCTGAATTATAATGGCAGGCATTATCTTGAAAAATTTCTTCCCAACATTATAGAACATTCAGCAGGTTACGAAATCTGGATAGCGGATAATGCGTCAACAGATGAGTCATTGCAATGGCTGAAAGATTTTTATCCATCGGTGCACACACTGCGGATCCAGGAAAACAAGGGATATGCAGGAGGTTACAATTATGCATTGAAGCATATTTCGGCTCGCTATTACATTTTGTTAAATTCGGATATTGAGGTCACGGATAACTGGATAGAGCCGGTTATCTCGTTCATGGATGCTGACAGGCATATTGCTGCCTGTCAGCCCAAAATCCGTGCCTATGATCTGCCCACTCATTTTGAATATGCCGGTGCCGCCGGTGGGTATATGGATTACCTGGGTTATCCGTTTTGCCGCGGCAGGATCTTTGATACCCGGGAGGAAGATACCGGGCAATATGATGACGTCCAGGACGTTTTTTGGGCCACAGGCGCCTGCCTTTTTGTAAGGGCAGAGGCTTTCCACGAAGCAGGAGGGTTTGACGAGAGTTTCTTCGCTCACATGGAAGAGATAGACCTCTGCTGGCGCCTGCTTAATGCCGGGCATCGGGTTACCTATTGTGGCATGTCTACCGTTTATCATGTGGGCGGCGGTACATTGCATAAATCCAACCCGAAGAAAACCTTCCTCAATTACAGGAACAACCTGATCATGCTTTTCAAAAATTTACCCTTGGGCAGAAGGTGGAAAACTATTTTTTTCAGGCTGATTCTGGATGGCATTTCAAGCGTACGTTTCATGGCTGCCGGAGCCTGGCCTGACGTCCTCGCCATTGTCCGTGCCCATTTTGCTTTTTACCGCATGATTCCTTTCTTAGTAAAAAGTCACAAGCGTACGACCTATCGGGCTCCTCTGTATTACAGGAGTGTTGTGTGGGAATATTTTATTTTAGGCAAGCATAAATTCAGCCAACTGACAGGAATTGAGACGCCTAAAGCTCCCAAATCGTAG
- a CDS encoding bifunctional 3,4-dihydroxy-2-butanone-4-phosphate synthase/GTP cyclohydrolase II, which yields MDNINNSSIKLDSIEEAIAAVKKGEIIIVVDDEDRENEGDFICAAELVTPEIINFMAREGRGLICVPLTEERCTELELEMMVGNNTALHETAFTVSVDLLGNGCTTGISASDRSKTIQALVNPDTKPSDLGRPGHIFPLKAKKGGVLRRTGHTEAAIDFPRLAGLSPAGVLVEILNEDGSMARLPQLRQIADKLNLKLVSIKDLIEYRLREESLIKREIGVDMPTNWGHFDLICYRQINTGDLHLALVKGTWEKDEPVLVRVHSSCVTGDIFGSCRCDCGPQLHAAMDMVDKAGKGVIVYMNQEGRGIGLLNKLRAYKLQEMGRDTVEANLELGFTVDERDYGVGAQILRDLDVSKIKLITNNPKKRAGLIGYGLEIVDSVGIEIPANPHNQNYLLTKRDKMGHNLSNLTIPPTKG from the coding sequence ATGGACAATATTAATAATAGTTCAATAAAATTAGATTCCATTGAAGAAGCTATTGCTGCTGTCAAAAAAGGAGAAATAATTATTGTAGTAGATGATGAGGACCGCGAAAATGAAGGTGATTTCATTTGTGCCGCAGAACTGGTTACCCCAGAAATCATCAATTTCATGGCGCGGGAAGGGCGCGGACTGATATGTGTGCCGCTGACGGAAGAACGATGTACCGAGCTGGAACTGGAAATGATGGTTGGCAATAACACGGCTCTGCACGAAACTGCGTTCACGGTATCTGTGGATTTACTTGGAAATGGCTGTACAACAGGCATTTCGGCCAGCGACCGGTCCAAGACCATTCAGGCTTTGGTTAACCCGGATACCAAACCCAGCGACTTGGGCCGTCCGGGGCACATTTTTCCCTTAAAGGCAAAAAAGGGAGGTGTACTGAGGCGCACAGGACATACCGAAGCAGCCATTGATTTCCCCCGTTTGGCCGGTTTATCCCCTGCCGGCGTATTGGTTGAAATTCTGAATGAAGATGGCTCAATGGCACGCCTGCCCCAGCTACGCCAGATAGCCGACAAGCTTAACCTGAAACTGGTCAGTATCAAGGATCTTATTGAATACAGGCTTAGAGAAGAATCTCTGATCAAAAGGGAAATTGGTGTGGACATGCCTACCAACTGGGGCCATTTTGACCTCATCTGCTATCGTCAGATCAATACGGGAGATCTCCATCTGGCGCTGGTGAAAGGTACCTGGGAAAAAGATGAACCGGTTTTGGTGCGAGTACACTCTTCCTGTGTTACCGGAGATATCTTCGGGTCGTGCCGCTGCGACTGCGGCCCGCAGCTTCATGCCGCAATGGACATGGTGGATAAGGCAGGCAAAGGGGTTATCGTATACATGAACCAGGAAGGCCGGGGAATTGGGCTTTTAAACAAACTCAGGGCCTATAAGCTCCAGGAAATGGGGCGGGATACCGTTGAAGCAAATCTGGAACTGGGTTTTACGGTTGACGAGCGTGATTACGGTGTGGGCGCCCAAATCCTGCGCGATCTGGATGTTTCCAAAATCAAACTCATTACAAACAATCCCAAAAAGCGGGCGGGGCTGATCGGATATGGTCTTGAGATCGTGGATTCTGTAGGGATAGAGATCCCCGCTAATCCTCATAATCAGAACTATCTGCTGACTAAACGAGATAAAATGGGTCATAATTTGTCCAACTTAACCATACCACCCACTAAAGGATGA
- a CDS encoding YbaB/EbfC family nucleoid-associated protein, with product MFGNMADMMGLMGKMKDLQARMKEAQDQLSGLVETAESGGGMVKATVNGQKSLIGLEIDQDLINPDDKEMLQDLIVAAVNKALETIEPKIKEHLQKATNGLLPNIPGLDLSGLMK from the coding sequence ATGTTTGGAAATATGGCAGACATGATGGGCCTGATGGGTAAGATGAAGGACCTGCAGGCTCGTATGAAAGAAGCGCAGGATCAGCTTTCAGGTCTTGTTGAAACGGCGGAGTCGGGTGGAGGGATGGTAAAAGCAACTGTCAACGGACAAAAGAGTCTGATCGGTCTGGAAATAGATCAGGATTTAATCAATCCTGACGATAAGGAAATGCTGCAGGATCTTATTGTAGCTGCTGTTAACAAGGCTTTGGAAACCATTGAACCTAAAATAAAAGAACATCTGCAAAAAGCTACCAACGGTTTGCTGCCGAACATTCCGGGATTAGATCTGAGCGGATTAATGAAATAA
- the lysS gene encoding lysine--tRNA ligase, protein MLLSEQEILRRQKRDELVKLGIEPYPAEEFIINAYADDILKNYENSKIDYKNVTMAGRLMGFRIMGSAAFAELQDSTGRIQLYFRRDDLCPGEDKTLYNTVFKKLLDIGDIIGIQGFVFTTQTGEISVHVQQFTLLNKSLRPLPVVKRDEAGNIYDGFTDPELRYRQRYVDLIVNPEVRDIFVKRARIISTMRSYFDSNGWLEVETPVLQSIHGGAAARPFTTHHNALDLGLYLRIATELHLKRLIVGGFDGVYEFGKLFRNEGMDRTHNPEFTTVELYVAYKDYLWMMEMTEQVLEKVALAVNGTTKTLFGTQELDFAGPYPRLSITDAILQYTGLNVDELDEVAIREQCRAWGMEVNESMGKGKLIDEIFGEKVESNIIQPTFIIDHPVEMSPLTKKHRTKKGMVERFELFVNGKEIANAYSELNDPAEQRERFEDQLKLKERGDDEAMEMDDDFLRSLEYGMPPTSGIGIGIDRLTMLLTNNVSIQEVIFFPQMRPEKKVEVAKEADYVSAGVPAVWVPALQKMNLHTIEQLKSASPNKIFNDLGGMRKKLKIEVKMPTLDEVTAWVS, encoded by the coding sequence ATGTTATTAAGCGAACAGGAAATATTACGTCGCCAGAAACGCGATGAGCTGGTAAAATTAGGAATTGAGCCGTATCCGGCAGAAGAATTCATTATCAATGCTTATGCTGACGACATTCTTAAAAATTACGAAAACAGCAAAATAGATTACAAGAACGTTACAATGGCAGGGAGGCTCATGGGCTTCCGGATCATGGGGAGTGCTGCCTTTGCTGAGTTGCAGGATAGTACCGGACGCATTCAGCTGTATTTTCGCAGAGATGATCTTTGTCCCGGTGAAGACAAAACGTTGTATAATACGGTTTTCAAAAAGCTCCTGGACATAGGTGATATCATTGGTATCCAAGGTTTTGTATTTACTACGCAAACAGGAGAGATCTCTGTCCATGTACAGCAATTCACCCTGCTAAATAAATCCTTACGCCCGCTTCCGGTGGTAAAACGGGATGAAGCAGGGAACATTTATGATGGGTTTACAGACCCCGAACTGCGTTACAGACAGCGCTATGTGGACCTGATCGTGAATCCCGAGGTACGTGATATTTTTGTCAAACGTGCCCGGATCATCAGCACCATGCGATCCTATTTTGACTCAAACGGCTGGCTAGAAGTGGAAACGCCTGTTCTGCAGAGCATCCATGGTGGAGCTGCTGCCAGGCCTTTCACTACGCATCATAATGCACTGGACCTTGGCCTATATCTGCGCATTGCAACAGAACTTCACCTCAAACGGCTCATTGTAGGAGGCTTTGACGGAGTATATGAGTTCGGCAAGTTATTCCGTAACGAGGGTATGGACCGCACGCATAATCCGGAATTCACAACCGTAGAGCTTTATGTTGCTTATAAAGACTATCTGTGGATGATGGAAATGACGGAGCAGGTACTTGAAAAAGTGGCGCTGGCCGTTAACGGTACCACCAAAACGCTGTTCGGGACGCAGGAACTCGATTTTGCCGGCCCCTACCCGCGCCTGAGTATTACCGATGCCATTCTTCAGTATACAGGACTGAACGTTGACGAGCTTGATGAAGTAGCAATCCGTGAGCAGTGCCGTGCCTGGGGCATGGAAGTAAACGAAAGTATGGGTAAAGGCAAGCTTATTGATGAGATTTTTGGTGAAAAAGTGGAATCCAATATTATTCAGCCCACTTTCATTATCGACCATCCGGTAGAAATGTCTCCGCTGACGAAAAAACACCGTACCAAAAAAGGCATGGTGGAACGCTTTGAACTATTTGTTAATGGCAAAGAAATAGCGAATGCCTATTCTGAGCTGAACGACCCAGCGGAACAAAGGGAAAGGTTTGAAGATCAGCTAAAATTAAAAGAACGGGGAGACGACGAGGCTATGGAAATGGACGACGATTTCTTGCGCTCACTGGAATATGGCATGCCACCTACCTCCGGAATAGGTATCGGGATTGACCGGCTCACCATGCTGCTGACGAACAACGTCAGTATTCAGGAAGTGATTTTCTTTCCGCAAATGCGGCCGGAGAAAAAAGTGGAGGTTGCCAAAGAGGCTGATTATGTTTCGGCCGGAGTCCCCGCGGTGTGGGTACCTGCTCTCCAGAAAATGAACCTGCACACGATTGAGCAACTGAAAAGCGCCAGTCCCAATAAAATATTTAACGACCTGGGAGGAATGCGGAAAAAATTGAAAATCGAAGTAAAAATGCCGACTCTCGACGAAGTAACAGCTTGGGTATCTTAA
- a CDS encoding bifunctional heptose 7-phosphate kinase/heptose 1-phosphate adenyltransferase, producing the protein MDIHQIFEAFNHLKVLVVGDVMLDSYVWGKVERISPEAPVPVVHVSHREYRLGGAGNVLLNVQALGAEAIVCTVIGTDGPGDLLENSLKEKGLNCDGLIRSNDRVTTIKERIIAGSQQVVRIDTETEVSISTEEQQLLIETAKKLIPSCDVVIFEDYDKGVLTPGTITAITELANLHNVPTVVDPKKRNFLSYQHTTLFKPNLKELREGLKIDFDVDDPAQLQAVVEQLKSRLNAKGALITLSERGVYIDYHNECHKLPAHIRQIADVSGAGDTVISIAACCVALDLPPEAIAGISNLGGGLVCEMVGVVPINKDLLKAEASKLGLA; encoded by the coding sequence ATGGATATCCATCAGATATTTGAAGCATTTAATCATTTAAAAGTTCTTGTTGTTGGCGACGTAATGCTTGACTCCTACGTATGGGGAAAAGTTGAAAGAATATCTCCGGAAGCGCCTGTGCCGGTGGTGCATGTGAGCCACCGGGAATACAGGCTGGGGGGCGCCGGGAATGTTCTCCTGAACGTTCAGGCACTTGGTGCTGAGGCGATAGTCTGTACTGTGATTGGTACTGACGGCCCGGGGGATCTCCTGGAAAACAGCCTCAAGGAAAAAGGTCTCAACTGTGACGGGCTTATCCGGAGTAACGACAGGGTAACCACTATTAAAGAACGGATCATCGCAGGTTCTCAGCAGGTGGTACGTATTGACACCGAAACCGAGGTATCGATCTCCACTGAAGAGCAGCAGCTCCTGATTGAAACTGCAAAAAAACTGATCCCTTCCTGTGACGTCGTCATTTTTGAAGATTATGATAAGGGCGTTTTAACCCCCGGAACGATAACCGCCATTACGGAACTGGCAAACCTTCACAACGTACCCACGGTGGTTGATCCCAAAAAGAGAAATTTCCTTTCCTACCAGCATACCACGCTGTTCAAACCCAATCTTAAAGAATTACGTGAGGGCCTGAAAATAGATTTCGACGTAGACGATCCGGCACAGCTGCAAGCAGTAGTGGAACAGCTGAAATCCAGACTGAATGCAAAAGGGGCTTTAATCACCCTGTCGGAGCGGGGTGTTTATATTGATTACCATAATGAATGCCATAAGCTGCCTGCCCATATCCGACAGATTGCAGACGTTTCCGGTGCCGGGGATACTGTCATCAGTATTGCGGCCTGCTGTGTTGCCCTGGATTTACCTCCCGAGGCCATCGCAGGTATCTCTAACCTGGGCGGCGGCCTCGTTTGTGAAATGGTGGGGGTTGTTCCTATCAATAAAGATTTACTGAAAGCAGAAGCCAGCAAATTAGGCCTTGCATAA
- a CDS encoding cold-shock protein: protein MPTGTVKFFNEAKGYGFIVEDDTNRDIFVHVTGLGGLTIRENDHVEFEVVEGKKGLNAVQVKKI, encoded by the coding sequence ATGCCAACAGGTACTGTAAAATTTTTCAATGAAGCCAAGGGATACGGCTTTATCGTTGAAGACGACACAAACAGGGACATTTTTGTTCATGTGACAGGATTGGGAGGACTTACTATCCGTGAAAACGACCACGTTGAGTTCGAAGTCGTTGAAGGTAAAAAAGGACTGAATGCCGTACAGGTAAAAAAGATATAG